In Aedes albopictus strain Foshan chromosome 3, AalbF5, whole genome shotgun sequence, the following are encoded in one genomic region:
- the LOC134291482 gene encoding uncharacterized protein LOC134291482 — translation MNGYPKTLINRIFHLYINQNNRHGRQEQTASITEIPARTAMPPTIQHQSSSQPTIQPSNPSIDRPTNQSQLQSSTCSNAISSTRPLIITSTDPSAPRMDTQREIASIIQRPPNAYNIEPTTTNHGEHLIYRSIPYVAGLSECIIRILNRDYNNIIIACRQTKTIQRFHTPVKDPISMLDRSRVVYKIPCSNCKQCYIGMTNNRLQTRLYGHKTHINKLNRLKELGYSKTDTDMITLRERTALIEHCIDHDHMFNLGQVTVLDRSNHTNTLAFLEMCHITNTPHTVNHRTDVSGLNSTYAAILQTFCETFQTHQTTNDPPSSNQPLPPPDV, via the coding sequence ATGAACGGGTATCCGAAAACATTGATAAACAGAATCTTCCATCTGTACATCAATCAAAACAATCGTCACGGTAGACAGGAACAAACAGCTTCTATCACAGAAATACCTGCCCGAACAGCTATGCCGCCAACCATCCAACACCAATCATCGTCCCAACCAACAATCCAGCCATCCAACCCATCGATCGATCGTCCGACAAATCAGTCACAGCTACAGTCATCAACATGCTCCAATGCCATCTCATCGACACGACCGCTCATAATAACCAGCACAGATCCTTCGGCACCTAGAATGGACACTCAACGTGAAATTGCCTCAATAATTCAACGACCTCCAAATGCATATAATATCGAGCCAACAACAACAAACCACGGAGAACATCTGATCTACCGATCCATCCCATACGTCGCAGGACTATCCGAATGCATCATCCGCATCCTCAACAGAGACTACAACAACATCATCATCGCATGCAGACAAACCAAAACCATCCAACGTTTCCATACACCCGTAAAAGACCCGATTAGTATGCTAGATAGGAGTAGAGTAGTATACAAAATACCATGCAGCAATTGTAAACAATGCTACATTGGTATGACCAACAACAGATTACAAACAAGATTATACGGACACAAAACGCATATTAACAAACTAAACAGGCTAAAAGAATTAGGGTATAGTAAAACCGATACAGATATGATAACATTGAGAGAACGAACAGCGTTAATCGAACATTGCATCGATCACGACCACATGTTCAATCTAGGCCAGGTCACAGTGTTAGACAGAAGCAATCACACGAACACACTCGCATTTCTAGAAATGTGCCATATCACTAACACACCACACACAGTAAATCATCGCACAGACGTTAGTGGGTTAAACTCCACATACGCAGCCATCTTACAAACCTTTTGCGAAACATTTCAAACCCATCAAACAACTAATGATCCACCATCTTCAAACCAACCGTTACCTCCACCAGATGTGTAG